Proteins co-encoded in one Acidobacteriota bacterium genomic window:
- the argE gene encoding acetylornithine deacetylase encodes MSSTSTALSDTELLARLVAFDTTSCNSNLPLVEFLCDYLDRPGVEIVRNASPEGDKANLVIYAGPPVDPKTREGLVLSGHMDVVPALEPEWTSNPFSLDDRDDRFVARGSADMKGFLALAANRLRSAEKLTRPLVLVFTYDEEVGTVGACHLRHSWPRDRPLPRQAVIGEPTTLNVVRMHKGHLKMRVTLHGVPAHSGYPHLGVNAIEPVGRVILALTGLRRQLETEQPPHHGFFPQVPYVALNVAQIHGGTAVNIVPERCVLDVGARVLPGMDSKEIAERIRAEVERVTASDRCEVELLGDSPPLLLSEDAPLCHHLYDLVHQEETHSASYATDAGWLQQLEMDCAVFGPGSIEVAHKPNEFIPKDQFARGGELLDRLIHELCQDGADSGPSPTP; translated from the coding sequence ATGAGCAGCACGAGCACCGCCCTCTCCGACACCGAGCTCCTCGCCCGGCTGGTGGCCTTCGATACCACCAGCTGCAACTCCAACCTGCCGCTGGTGGAGTTTCTCTGCGACTACCTCGACCGCCCGGGGGTGGAGATCGTCCGCAACGCTTCGCCGGAGGGCGACAAAGCCAACCTGGTGATCTACGCCGGCCCACCGGTGGATCCGAAGACCCGCGAGGGGCTGGTGCTCTCCGGCCATATGGACGTGGTGCCGGCGCTGGAGCCGGAATGGACCTCCAACCCCTTCTCCCTGGACGACCGGGACGACCGCTTCGTGGCCCGCGGCTCGGCGGATATGAAGGGCTTCCTGGCCCTCGCCGCCAACCGGCTGCGGTCCGCCGAGAAGCTCACCCGGCCTCTGGTGCTGGTCTTCACCTACGATGAAGAGGTGGGCACCGTCGGTGCCTGCCATCTGCGCCACAGCTGGCCCCGGGACCGTCCCCTACCGCGCCAGGCGGTGATCGGTGAGCCCACCACCCTCAACGTGGTCCGCATGCACAAAGGCCACCTCAAGATGCGCGTCACCCTCCACGGCGTGCCCGCCCACAGCGGCTACCCGCACCTGGGAGTCAACGCCATCGAGCCCGTCGGGCGGGTGATCCTCGCCCTCACCGGCCTGCGCCGCCAGCTGGAGACCGAGCAGCCGCCGCACCACGGCTTTTTTCCCCAGGTGCCCTACGTCGCCCTCAACGTCGCCCAGATTCACGGCGGCACGGCGGTGAACATCGTCCCCGAGCGCTGCGTCCTCGACGTCGGTGCCCGGGTGCTGCCGGGAATGGACTCGAAGGAGATCGCCGAGCGCATCCGAGCCGAAGTCGAACGGGTCACCGCCTCGGACCGTTGCGAGGTGGAGCTGCTGGGGGACAGTCCGCCGCTGCTGCTCTCCGAGGACGCGCCCCTTTGCCATCATCTCTACGACCTTGTGCACCAGGAGGAGACCCACAGCGCCTCCTATGCCACCGACGCCGGCTGGCTGCAGCAGCTGGAGATGGATTGCGCGGTCTTCGGCCCCGGCTCCATCGAGGTGGCCCACAAGCCCAACGAGTTCATCCCGAAGGACCAATTCGCCCGCGGGGGCGAGCTTCTCGACCGTCTAATCCATGAGCTCTGCCAGGACGGCGCGGACTCTGGCCCGAGCCCCACCCCATGA